A segment of the Candidatus Microthrix subdominans genome:
CAAGTTCAAGAGCTACTTCATCTACAGCATCGTCATCTCGGCGTTTATCTACCCGGTGGTGGTGCACTGGCTGTGGGGCGGCGGTTGGCTGAGCACGCTCGCCACGCCCTACCACGACTTTGCCGGATCGAGCATCGTGCACCTCACCGGCGGGGTGGCCGCCCTGATGGGCGCCAAGGCGCTCGGGCCACGTATCGGCCGCTACGGCGCCGACGGCAAGCCCCGGCTGCTGCCGCCCCACTCGATCCCCTTCGCCGTGATCGGCACCATGATCCTGCTCGTGGGTTGGTACGGCTTCAACCCGGGCTCCGAGCTGGCCGCCGATGCCGCCATCGGTGGGATTGCCCTCACCACCACCCTCGCCGGGGTGTGCGGTGCGCTGGCGGCAATGGCGGTTATCTGGATCCGCACCGGCGCACCCGACGTGGGCATGACCGCCAACGGGCTGCTGGCCGGGCTGGTCGGGATCACCGCGGGAACCGCTGCGGTGTCGCCGATCGGCGCCATCGTCATCGGCCTGATCGCCGGGGTGCTCGTCGTCGAGTCGGTGCTGTTCTTCGACCGGCGCAAGATCGACGATCCGGTCGGCGCCATCTCGGTGCACGGCGTGTGCGGCGCCTTCGGCACCCTGGCGGTCGGCCTGTTCGCCACCGAGGACACCGAGTTCTGGAAGCAGGGCCTGTTCTACGGCGGCGGCGTCAGCCAGCTGGTCAGCCAGTTGATCGGCGTGGTGGCCATCGCCGCCTTTGTGGCGCTGACCACCGGAGTGCTCTTCCGGGTGATCAGGGCAACCGTCGGCCTGCGTGTCACCGAGGAGGAGGAACTGTCCGGCCTCGACGTCAAAGAGCACGGCGCCCCGGGTTACGGCGCCGCCCGCTCGCCCCAGATGCTCACCGGAGCTGGCGTCACGGGGGCAACCGAGGGGTAGCAGGGGGTGAACTCGGGTCGGGACCCAACCCCGGACCGCCCCGATTCGGTCACGCCCGACACCGCGATGCAGCGCCGCATCGACGTGTCGGGCGTGACCGCGTTGGGGCATCGAGCGGTCCGGCCATTGGCCCGCGATCTGACGCAGCGTCAGACTGGAACCAGTAGCCGGGCACAGCGCCGGCCAAACCCTGGAGGACCCGATGGCCGAGGCCTACATCGTCGACGCAGTTCGCACCCCGGTGGGGCGACGGGGCGGGGGCCTCTCGGCGGTCCACCCCGCCGACCTGGGGGCGCACAGCCTCAAGGCGCTGATGGAACGCACCGGGGTGGACCCGGGCGCGGTCGAGGACGTGATCTTCGGGTGCGTCGACACGATCGGCGGGCAGTCCGGCGACATCGCCCGAACCGCCTGGTTGGCCGCGGGTCTGCCCGATCACGTGCCCGGTACGACAATCGATCGCCAGTGCGGCTCCTCCCAGCAGGCGGTGCACTTCGCCGCCCAGGCGGTGATGTCGGGCACGTCCGACCTGATCGTCGCCGGCGGCGTGCAACAGATGTCGACGATCCCCATCAGCTCGGCGATGCTCGTCGGCGAGCAGTTCGGCTACCCCGACCCCTTCACCGGCTCGACCGGCTGGCAGGAGCGCTACGGGGACCAGGAAGTCAGCCAGTTCCGCTCGGCGCAGATGATCGCCGACAAATGGGAGTGCAGCCGCGACGAGATGGAAGCGTTCGCCGTCGAGAGCCACGAGCGGGCGATCCGGGCCCGGGACTTGGGCCGCTTCGACGCCGAGATCGCCCCACTGGGCGACGTTGCCCGGGATGAGGGCCCCCGTGAGCCCAACTGGGAGAAGATCCGCAGCCTCAAGCCGCTCGAGGAGGGCGGCACGATCACCGCTGCGGTCGCCAGCCAGATCTCCGACGCTTCCGCCGCGCTGCTGATCGCCTCCGACCGTGCGCTCGCCGAGCACCAACTGACGCCGCGGGCCCGCATCCATCACCTGTCGGTGCTGGCCGACGATCCGGTGTGGATGCTGACCGCTCCGATCCCGGCCACCCGCCATGCCCTGAAGAAGGCCGGCATGACGATGGACGACATCGACCTGGTCGAGATCAACGAGGCGTTCGCGTCGGTGGTGCTCGCCTGGATGAAGGAACTGGACGTTCTTCACGACAAGGTGAACGTCAACGGCGGGGCCATTGCGCTCGGGCATCCGCTCGGCGCCACAGGTGCCCGGCTGATGACCACGTTGCTCGGCGAACTCGAGCGCACCGGCGGCCGCTACGGCCTGCAGACGATGTGCGAGGGCGGTGGGCAGGCAAACGTGACCATCATCGAGCGTCTCGGGTGAGCAGGCCCGGAGGCTGAGGATGTTCATGGCCGCCGGCCCGCCGATGAGCGGATCCAGGCTCCATCCGACACACTGTGGGGTAGTTCCCCGACCGAAAGCGCGCTGAACCGACGTGAACCAGGACGCTTTTGACACCTTCTATGCCCTGCTCACCGTCGCCGGTCAGCTGGCGCTCGTCACGGTGGCCGTTCTGTGGCTGCTACGGGGCCGCACGCCGTGGTGGAACCAGGTGTCGGCGTCGCTCGCCCCGGTGGCCCTGTGGCTGGCCACGCTCGTCGCCGCGGTGGCGGTGGTGGGCAGCCTGCAGCTGTCGCTCGGCGCCGGGTACACCCCATGCACGCTGTGTTGGTACC
Coding sequences within it:
- a CDS encoding ammonium transporter; the protein is MQAGFALVEAGLTQAKNVANIMMKNMMDFCAGALAFYVVGYAIAFGDGNALFGHAGFFLGDGAATIGSLTLPVGFIFQVAFAATAATIVSGAMAERTKFKSYFIYSIVISAFIYPVVVHWLWGGGWLSTLATPYHDFAGSSIVHLTGGVAALMGAKALGPRIGRYGADGKPRLLPPHSIPFAVIGTMILLVGWYGFNPGSELAADAAIGGIALTTTLAGVCGALAAMAVIWIRTGAPDVGMTANGLLAGLVGITAGTAAVSPIGAIVIGLIAGVLVVESVLFFDRRKIDDPVGAISVHGVCGAFGTLAVGLFATEDTEFWKQGLFYGGGVSQLVSQLIGVVAIAAFVALTTGVLFRVIRATVGLRVTEEEELSGLDVKEHGAPGYGAARSPQMLTGAGVTGATEG
- a CDS encoding acetyl-CoA C-acetyltransferase encodes the protein MAEAYIVDAVRTPVGRRGGGLSAVHPADLGAHSLKALMERTGVDPGAVEDVIFGCVDTIGGQSGDIARTAWLAAGLPDHVPGTTIDRQCGSSQQAVHFAAQAVMSGTSDLIVAGGVQQMSTIPISSAMLVGEQFGYPDPFTGSTGWQERYGDQEVSQFRSAQMIADKWECSRDEMEAFAVESHERAIRARDLGRFDAEIAPLGDVARDEGPREPNWEKIRSLKPLEEGGTITAAVASQISDASAALLIASDRALAEHQLTPRARIHHLSVLADDPVWMLTAPIPATRHALKKAGMTMDDIDLVEINEAFASVVLAWMKELDVLHDKVNVNGGAIALGHPLGATGARLMTTLLGELERTGGRYGLQTMCEGGGQANVTIIERLG